One window from the genome of Cryobacterium sp. GrIS_2_6 encodes:
- a CDS encoding GntR family transcriptional regulator codes for MLGNITPLGTRTAATPVAVVSASERAYRQLRDEILDGVLAPGAGLLEVEQSDRIGVSRTPLRAAIARLIADGLVAGRAGRGFMVTEMSVDSIHELYELRRALEEHAARIAATRRDPHVFLELRDQFRAAPELLLLGEAGLHRYYELIDDFDDALDAAVGNPFLVTALANVRTHLARIRRLARHNPYRLRAAAAEHLLIIEAIIAGDTSLAAHATHVHLHQSLSNVLAALEASPATPVG; via the coding sequence ATGTTGGGGAACATCACTCCGCTGGGTACCCGTACGGCCGCAACGCCGGTCGCCGTCGTCAGCGCGAGCGAACGCGCATACCGGCAGCTGCGCGACGAGATCCTCGACGGAGTCCTTGCCCCGGGCGCCGGCCTCCTCGAGGTCGAGCAGTCCGACCGCATCGGCGTCTCGCGCACCCCGCTCCGGGCCGCCATAGCCCGCCTGATCGCCGACGGGCTCGTCGCCGGCCGCGCCGGCCGCGGCTTCATGGTCACGGAAATGTCCGTCGACAGCATCCACGAACTGTACGAACTCCGCCGGGCCCTCGAGGAGCACGCGGCCAGGATCGCGGCGACCCGGCGCGACCCCCACGTTTTCCTCGAGCTGCGCGACCAGTTCCGCGCGGCACCCGAACTGCTGCTGCTGGGCGAGGCCGGCCTGCACCGGTACTACGAGCTCATCGACGACTTCGACGACGCGCTCGACGCGGCAGTCGGCAATCCTTTCCTCGTCACCGCGCTCGCCAACGTGCGCACCCATCTCGCCAGGATCCGCAGGCTCGCCAGGCACAACCCGTACCGGCTACGGGCGGCGGCGGCCGAGCACCTCCTCATCATCGAGGCCATCATCGCCGGCGACACCTCGCTCGCCGCCCACGCCACCCATGTCCACCTCCACCAGAGCCTCAGCAACGTCCTCGCTGCGCTCGAGGCGAGCCCGGCCACCCCGGTCGGCTGA
- a CDS encoding bifunctional 2-methylcitrate synthase/citrate synthase translates to MSQNEPAVTEPTVYKGLAGIVVDRTRVSKVNDLSNSLLYRGYPVQELAAQKSFEEVTYLLWNGELPTPDELAAFEDEERSLRHLQPAVRRVIDELPLTAHPMDVVRTAVSLIGAFDPQVDDASPEANKAKGLRLWSQMPAIVAYDQRRRHGLEPIEPRDDLGYSANFLFMTFGEVPELVVVEAFDVSMIMYADHSFNASTFTARVITSTMSDLHSAITGAVGALKGALHGGANEAVMHTFEQIGLGEGSGERADAWLKETLDAHHKVMGFGHRVYKHGDSRVPTMKTALLTLVEHYQRPDLIELYERLAAGMKERTGILPNLDYPSGPAYYLMGFDTLTFTPLFVASRIAGWTAHIIEQTASNSLIRPLSLYDGHPERHLAAEPEPDLQPAGDLPLENGIRSRRLSN, encoded by the coding sequence ATGAGTCAGAACGAACCAGCCGTCACCGAACCGACGGTCTACAAGGGCCTCGCCGGAATCGTGGTCGACCGCACCCGCGTCTCCAAGGTCAACGACCTGTCGAACTCGCTGCTCTACCGTGGCTATCCGGTGCAGGAACTCGCCGCGCAGAAGAGCTTCGAGGAGGTCACCTACCTGCTCTGGAACGGCGAACTCCCGACGCCCGACGAGCTCGCCGCGTTCGAAGACGAGGAGCGGTCCCTCCGCCACCTCCAGCCCGCCGTGCGCCGCGTGATCGACGAGCTTCCCCTGACCGCGCACCCGATGGACGTCGTGCGAACCGCCGTGAGCCTGATCGGTGCCTTCGACCCGCAGGTCGACGACGCCTCACCGGAGGCGAACAAGGCCAAGGGCCTGCGGCTCTGGTCACAGATGCCCGCGATCGTCGCCTACGACCAGCGCCGCCGCCACGGGCTCGAGCCGATCGAACCGCGCGACGACCTCGGCTACTCGGCGAACTTCCTGTTCATGACGTTCGGCGAGGTGCCGGAACTCGTCGTCGTCGAGGCCTTCGACGTGTCGATGATCATGTACGCCGACCACTCCTTCAACGCATCGACCTTCACCGCGCGCGTGATCACCTCCACGATGAGCGACCTGCACTCGGCGATCACCGGGGCGGTCGGCGCCCTCAAAGGTGCCCTGCACGGCGGCGCCAACGAAGCCGTGATGCACACGTTCGAGCAGATCGGCCTCGGCGAAGGCTCCGGCGAGCGAGCGGATGCCTGGCTCAAGGAGACCCTCGACGCGCATCACAAGGTGATGGGTTTCGGCCACCGCGTCTACAAGCACGGCGACTCCCGGGTGCCGACGATGAAGACCGCGCTGCTCACCCTCGTCGAGCACTACCAGCGCCCCGACCTGATCGAGCTCTACGAGCGCCTCGCGGCGGGGATGAAGGAGCGCACCGGAATCCTGCCGAACCTCGACTACCCGTCGGGACCGGCGTACTACCTGATGGGTTTCGACACCCTGACCTTCACGCCCCTCTTCGTGGCCTCCCGGATCGCCGGCTGGACCGCGCACATCATCGAGCAGACTGCCTCGAACTCCCTGATTCGGCCGCTCTCGCTCTACGACGGGCACCCGGAAAGGCACCTGGCCGCTGAACCGGAACCCGACCTCCAACCGGCCGGTGACCTACCATTGGAAAATGGCATTCGAAGCAGACGACTCAGCAACTGA
- a CDS encoding AMP-binding protein: MRSTDAATRADFWLEASAFIDWTVPPRTALEEREPGTWRWFPDGELNTSYNALDRHVLAGRGDQAAVIYDSAMSGTRVSISYSRLLDRVSRFAGVLRAQGVGVGDRVIVYLPMIPEAIVAMLACARIGAVHSVVFGGFAASELAVRIDDARPTVIVTASGGLEPGRVVEYLPLVKKALDRSHGSVRTVIVRDRESIPGSAADYADTDTDTDTDTDAVIWLDWATEEDAATPAEPVSLRSEDPLYILYTSGTTGNPKGIVRDNGGHAVALAWSMRNIYAAEPGDVFWAASDVGWVVGHSYIVYAPLLVGATTVIYEGKPIGTPDAGAFWRVVEDYQVTVLFTAPTAIRAIRRVDPELAELQKYDVSSLTGLFLAGERLDPETYHWANDGLHCPVIDHWWQTETGWAICANPRGIEEVPTKPGSATFPVAGYAIEILDSKGRPVTKVGKEGNIAIRLPLPPGTLLGVWGSAERYTNAYLSAFPGYYATGDSGHFDADGYLYVMGRTDDVINVAGHRLSTGSLEEVLTLHPSVAECAVLGVHDPLKGQRAAGFVTLKAGATIDHDTLAKELVGLVREHVGPVAAFRDVTILDRLPKTRSGKILRKTIRQIVDGEPYTVPPTIEDPAVLDALKLAVHGTAHTD; encoded by the coding sequence CTGCGCTCGACGGATGCCGCGACCCGCGCCGACTTCTGGCTCGAGGCATCCGCTTTCATCGACTGGACCGTGCCCCCGCGCACCGCGCTCGAGGAGCGCGAGCCCGGGACCTGGCGCTGGTTCCCGGACGGCGAGCTCAACACGAGCTACAACGCCCTCGACCGGCACGTGCTCGCCGGCCGCGGCGACCAGGCCGCGGTCATCTACGACTCCGCGATGAGCGGCACCCGGGTCAGCATCAGCTACAGCCGGCTGCTCGACCGCGTTTCCCGGTTCGCCGGGGTGCTGCGCGCCCAGGGCGTCGGCGTCGGCGACCGGGTGATCGTCTACCTGCCAATGATCCCGGAGGCGATCGTGGCCATGCTCGCGTGCGCCAGGATCGGCGCCGTGCACTCCGTTGTCTTCGGCGGCTTCGCGGCGAGCGAACTCGCCGTGCGGATCGACGACGCCCGGCCCACCGTGATCGTGACCGCGTCTGGCGGGCTCGAGCCCGGCCGCGTCGTCGAATACCTGCCGCTCGTGAAGAAGGCGCTTGACCGGTCGCATGGTTCTGTCCGCACCGTCATCGTGCGGGACCGCGAGTCGATCCCCGGGAGCGCGGCGGACTACGCCGACACGGACACGGACACGGACACGGACACGGACGCCGTCATCTGGCTCGACTGGGCGACCGAAGAGGATGCCGCGACCCCGGCCGAACCCGTGAGCCTCCGCTCGGAGGACCCGCTCTACATCCTCTACACCTCGGGAACGACCGGGAATCCGAAGGGCATCGTGCGCGACAACGGCGGACACGCCGTCGCGCTCGCCTGGTCGATGCGCAACATCTACGCCGCGGAGCCCGGAGACGTCTTCTGGGCGGCCTCGGACGTCGGCTGGGTCGTCGGGCACTCCTACATCGTCTACGCGCCGCTCCTCGTCGGGGCGACGACCGTCATCTACGAGGGCAAGCCGATCGGCACCCCCGATGCCGGCGCCTTCTGGCGGGTCGTCGAGGACTACCAGGTCACCGTGCTCTTCACCGCCCCGACCGCGATCCGGGCCATCCGCCGGGTCGACCCCGAGCTCGCCGAGCTGCAGAAGTACGACGTCTCGAGCCTGACCGGCCTCTTCCTCGCCGGGGAACGACTCGACCCCGAGACGTACCACTGGGCCAACGACGGGCTGCACTGCCCGGTGATCGACCACTGGTGGCAGACCGAGACCGGCTGGGCGATCTGCGCGAACCCGCGCGGCATCGAGGAGGTCCCGACCAAGCCGGGATCGGCGACGTTCCCGGTCGCAGGCTACGCCATCGAGATCCTCGACTCGAAGGGCCGGCCCGTGACCAAGGTCGGCAAGGAGGGCAACATCGCCATCCGCCTGCCGCTTCCGCCCGGAACCCTGCTCGGTGTCTGGGGCAGCGCGGAGCGGTATACGAACGCCTACCTCTCCGCCTTCCCCGGCTACTATGCGACGGGCGACTCCGGCCATTTCGACGCCGACGGCTACCTCTACGTGATGGGCCGCACCGACGACGTGATCAACGTGGCCGGGCACCGACTGTCGACCGGATCCCTCGAGGAGGTGCTCACCCTGCATCCGTCGGTCGCGGAGTGCGCCGTGCTCGGAGTGCACGACCCGCTCAAGGGCCAGCGCGCCGCGGGCTTCGTGACGCTGAAGGCCGGGGCGACGATCGACCACGACACCCTCGCCAAGGAACTCGTCGGACTTGTGCGCGAGCACGTCGGCCCTGTCGCCGCATTCCGTGACGTGACGATCCTCGACCGGCTGCCGAAGACCCGCTCGGGCAAGATCCTGCGCAAGACGATCCGCCAGATCGTCGACGGCGAGCCGTACACGGTTCCCCCGACTATCGAGGACCCTGCCGTGCTCGACGCGCTCAAGCTCGCCGTGCACGGCACCGCCCACACCGACTGA
- a CDS encoding SDR family oxidoreductase produces the protein MANKRVVVTGASSGIGAATVRLFRAHGWDVVGVARRADRLAALAAETGADVFTADLTVQADVDALRDYLAVSGPVHALVNNAGGARGLDSVETAPVEDWAWMFEINVLAVKRVTSAVLPLLRETLRTDAAGSADIVTVTSIAGHVAYLGGGGYNAAKFAAHALVEVLRLELNGEPIRVIEIAPGMVKTEEFGLVRFGGDTEKAAAAYAGVENPLTAEDIAETIVLSVELPAHVNLDLITVKPVAQAAPTRVARGPLVPKD, from the coding sequence ATGGCAAACAAGCGAGTTGTAGTGACCGGTGCGAGTTCGGGAATCGGAGCGGCCACGGTGCGACTGTTCCGGGCCCACGGCTGGGACGTCGTCGGCGTGGCTCGGCGTGCCGACCGGCTTGCGGCCCTCGCAGCGGAGACCGGCGCAGACGTCTTCACGGCCGACCTGACGGTGCAGGCGGACGTCGACGCCCTTCGCGACTATCTCGCGGTATCCGGCCCCGTGCACGCCCTCGTGAACAACGCCGGCGGCGCCCGCGGCCTCGACAGCGTCGAGACCGCCCCTGTCGAAGACTGGGCCTGGATGTTCGAGATCAATGTACTCGCGGTCAAGCGGGTCACGAGTGCCGTGCTCCCGCTGTTGCGGGAGACGCTCCGCACGGATGCCGCTGGCAGCGCCGACATCGTCACGGTCACCTCGATCGCCGGGCACGTCGCGTACCTCGGCGGCGGCGGATACAACGCCGCCAAGTTCGCGGCCCACGCCCTCGTGGAGGTTCTTCGGCTCGAACTCAACGGTGAGCCGATCCGGGTGATCGAGATCGCGCCCGGCATGGTCAAGACCGAGGAATTCGGCCTCGTCCGCTTCGGCGGCGACACGGAGAAGGCCGCGGCCGCGTACGCCGGCGTGGAGAACCCGCTCACCGCGGAGGACATCGCCGAGACGATCGTGCTGAGCGTTGAGCTGCCCGCCCACGTCAACCTCGACCTGATCACGGTCAAGCCCGTCGCGCAGGCGGCCCCGACGCGCGTCGCGCGCGGCCCCCTCGTCCCGAAGGACTGA
- a CDS encoding phosphoribosyltransferase — MAFEADDSATDTTGIQREILGWEDFAAASRQLAVDVLSSGFHPDVVIAIARGGLLLAGAMSYALGTKNCGSINVQFYTGVDERLPEPVLSGPMLDAPALAGLSVLLVDDVSDSGRTLALVLAMLRESAAEVRSATLYTKPRTVLIPDYTWRETDDWIVFPWSALPIVDAPEVRALLAPIVATVVAPSAVENVVVAPAVAGVVA; from the coding sequence ATGGCATTCGAAGCAGACGACTCAGCAACTGACACGACCGGCATCCAGCGGGAAATCCTCGGCTGGGAGGACTTCGCCGCTGCCTCGCGGCAACTGGCCGTCGACGTGCTGTCGAGCGGATTCCACCCGGACGTCGTGATCGCGATCGCGCGCGGCGGCCTGCTGCTCGCTGGCGCGATGTCGTACGCGCTCGGCACGAAGAACTGCGGCAGCATCAACGTGCAGTTCTACACCGGGGTCGACGAACGCCTGCCCGAGCCCGTGCTCTCCGGTCCGATGCTCGACGCGCCGGCTCTTGCCGGACTCAGCGTGCTGCTCGTCGACGACGTCTCCGACTCGGGGCGCACCCTCGCGCTCGTACTGGCGATGTTGCGGGAGTCGGCTGCCGAGGTGCGCTCCGCGACCCTGTACACCAAGCCGCGCACGGTCCTCATTCCGGACTACACCTGGCGCGAGACCGACGACTGGATCGTGTTCCCGTGGTCGGCGCTGCCGATCGTCGACGCGCCAGAAGTGAGGGCCCTGCTCGCCCCCATCGTCGCGACCGTCGTCGCCCCCTCCGCAGTGGAGAATGTCGTCGTCGCGCCTGCCGTCGCGGGCGTCGTCGCATGA
- a CDS encoding DUF485 domain-containing protein produces the protein MTESLRDARPGATPSSIDYVAFAQSPRFLELKRRRNRFVIPLAVFFLVWYFGFVLVAAYLPAVMAIPVVGSVNLGLVLGLGQFVTTFVITMWYVSFSNKTLDPMGAALRAELEKMEQK, from the coding sequence ATGACGGAATCACTGAGAGATGCACGACCGGGAGCGACGCCGTCGTCGATCGACTACGTCGCTTTCGCCCAATCGCCCCGCTTCCTCGAGCTGAAGCGGAGGAGGAACCGGTTCGTGATCCCGCTCGCCGTGTTCTTCCTGGTCTGGTACTTCGGGTTCGTCCTCGTCGCCGCCTACCTGCCCGCCGTGATGGCCATCCCGGTCGTCGGATCGGTCAACCTCGGCCTTGTGCTCGGCCTCGGCCAGTTCGTCACGACCTTCGTGATCACCATGTGGTACGTGTCCTTCTCCAACAAGACCCTCGACCCGATGGGCGCAGCGCTCCGCGCAGAGCTCGAAAAGATGGAGCAGAAATGA
- a CDS encoding cation acetate symporter yields MSAGAMIVQTAVKATETNPVLNISIFLAFVAVTLIVVIRAGRNNRSAADYYTGGRSFTGPQNGFAIAGDYLSAASFLGIVGAIAISGYDGFLYSIGFLVAWLVALLLVAELMRNTGKYTMADVLSFRLKQGPVRVAAATTTLAVCFFYLLAQMAGAGGLVSLLLGINDKLGQSVVVVVVGGLMILYVLIGGMKGTTWVQIIKAFLLIIGALGMTIWVLAINGFNFSALLDSAVAASISKPAEAILVPGLKYGHNPLDFISLAIALVLGTAGLPHVLMRFYTVPSAKEARRSVVWAIWLIGAFYLFTLVLGFGAAALVGADVIAAAPGGVNSAAPLLSLALGGPLLLGFISAIAFATILAVVAGITITAATSFAHDIYMSVIKKGKGDPDSEVKVARRTVIVIGILAIAGGIGVQGQNIAFLVALAFAVAASANLPTILYSLFWRGFTTRGAVWSMYGGLAAAMILIIFSPVFSGTPTSMFGAGVNFAWFPLSNPGIVSIPIGFFLGWLGSVTSTRTEDPLLAAEMSVRSLTGHGAEKAVEH; encoded by the coding sequence ATGAGCGCCGGCGCCATGATCGTCCAGACCGCCGTGAAGGCCACGGAGACCAATCCCGTCCTGAACATCTCGATCTTCCTCGCCTTCGTGGCCGTCACCCTGATCGTCGTGATCCGGGCCGGCCGCAACAACCGTTCCGCGGCGGACTACTACACCGGCGGCCGGTCCTTCACCGGGCCGCAGAACGGCTTCGCGATCGCGGGAGACTACCTCTCGGCGGCGTCCTTCCTCGGCATCGTCGGAGCGATCGCGATCAGCGGGTACGACGGCTTCCTGTACTCGATCGGGTTCCTCGTCGCGTGGCTCGTCGCGCTGCTGCTCGTCGCAGAGCTGATGCGCAACACCGGCAAGTACACGATGGCCGACGTGCTCTCGTTCCGGCTCAAGCAGGGCCCGGTCAGGGTCGCGGCAGCCACGACGACCCTCGCCGTGTGCTTCTTCTACCTCCTCGCCCAGATGGCCGGCGCCGGCGGACTCGTGTCCCTGCTGCTCGGCATCAACGACAAGCTCGGCCAGTCGGTCGTGGTCGTCGTGGTCGGCGGCCTGATGATCCTCTACGTACTCATCGGCGGAATGAAGGGCACCACCTGGGTCCAGATCATCAAGGCGTTCCTCCTCATCATCGGAGCCCTCGGGATGACGATCTGGGTGCTCGCGATCAACGGCTTCAACTTCTCCGCGCTGCTCGACTCTGCCGTCGCGGCCTCGATCAGCAAGCCCGCGGAGGCCATCCTCGTGCCGGGGCTCAAGTACGGGCACAATCCGCTCGACTTCATCTCCCTCGCGATCGCGCTCGTACTCGGCACCGCGGGCCTGCCGCACGTGCTGATGCGCTTCTACACGGTCCCGAGCGCCAAGGAGGCCCGTCGCTCCGTGGTCTGGGCGATCTGGCTCATCGGCGCGTTCTACCTCTTCACCCTCGTGCTCGGCTTCGGCGCAGCGGCGCTCGTCGGCGCGGACGTCATCGCGGCGGCTCCCGGCGGGGTCAACTCCGCAGCGCCGCTCCTCTCGCTCGCGCTCGGCGGACCGCTCCTGCTCGGCTTCATTTCGGCGATCGCCTTCGCGACGATCCTCGCGGTCGTCGCCGGCATCACGATCACCGCGGCCACCTCCTTCGCTCACGACATCTACATGAGCGTGATCAAGAAGGGCAAGGGTGACCCCGACAGCGAGGTCAAGGTCGCCCGCCGCACCGTCATCGTGATCGGCATCCTCGCGATCGCGGGCGGCATCGGCGTGCAGGGCCAGAACATCGCGTTCCTCGTGGCGCTCGCCTTCGCCGTCGCCGCGAGCGCGAACCTCCCGACGATCCTCTACTCGCTGTTCTGGCGCGGCTTCACCACCCGCGGAGCGGTCTGGAGCATGTACGGCGGCCTCGCCGCCGCGATGATCCTGATCATCTTCTCCCCGGTGTTCTCCGGCACGCCGACGTCGATGTTCGGCGCGGGGGTCAACTTCGCGTGGTTCCCGCTCAGCAACCCCGGCATCGTCTCGATCCCGATCGGCTTCTTCCTCGGCTGGCTCGGCTCCGTCACGAGCACCCGCACGGAGGACCCTCTCCTCGCCGCCGAGATGTCGGTCCGCTCCCTCACCGGCCACGGCGCCGAGAAGGCCGTCGAGCACTAG
- a CDS encoding Type 1 glutamine amidotransferase-like domain-containing protein: protein MSIHLVGGGRAAEHSAALFGPFLAEATVRATAAGRDEPRIAIIAVRAPGTAAVDDAVDDAAQHAAKLAEALGTAGVFEAKITELTLSDAATLPAIAGVDGIVVGGGLTPAYLAALTPIAGEIRRQVSAGVPYLGYSAGAMIAAERALVGGWRLGEVEVSAEAASEGLDELTIQPGIGLLDVTVDVHAAQWGTLSRLIAATEAGLIDGGLAVDENTALIVGEGALRVVGSGSVWRVSQSENGVLVSTFGA, encoded by the coding sequence ATGAGCATCCACCTCGTCGGCGGCGGCCGGGCTGCCGAACACAGCGCGGCCCTGTTCGGTCCGTTCCTCGCCGAGGCGACCGTGCGTGCCACGGCCGCCGGTCGCGACGAACCCCGGATCGCGATCATCGCGGTGCGTGCGCCCGGCACCGCTGCTGTTGACGACGCTGTTGACGACGCCGCCCAGCACGCCGCGAAGCTCGCCGAGGCGCTCGGCACGGCCGGGGTCTTCGAGGCGAAGATCACCGAACTCACACTGAGCGACGCGGCGACCCTGCCCGCGATCGCGGGCGTCGACGGCATCGTCGTCGGCGGCGGGCTCACCCCCGCCTACCTTGCCGCGCTCACCCCGATCGCAGGCGAGATCCGCCGCCAGGTGTCCGCCGGCGTGCCGTACCTCGGCTACTCGGCCGGCGCCATGATCGCCGCAGAGCGTGCCCTCGTCGGCGGCTGGCGCCTGGGCGAGGTCGAGGTCAGCGCAGAAGCGGCCTCTGAAGGCCTCGACGAACTCACCATCCAGCCCGGCATCGGCCTGCTCGACGTCACCGTCGACGTGCACGCCGCCCAGTGGGGAACCCTGTCCCGCCTGATCGCCGCAACGGAAGCCGGCCTCATCGACGGCGGCCTCGCTGTCGACGAGAACACCGCGCTCATCGTCGGGGAAGGCGCCCTCCGCGTGGTCGGCTCCGGCAGCGTCTGGCGGGTCAGCCAGTCCGAGAACGGCGTGCTCGTCAGCACCTTCGGCGCCTAG
- the prpB gene encoding methylisocitrate lyase gives MLYSTRTPAAKREGFRRDLASGRLLRFPGAFNPLSARLIDAKGFEGVYISGAVLSSDLGLPDIGLTTLTEVAGRSQQIARMTDLPAIVDADTGFGEPMNVARTVQTLEDAGLAGMHIEDQVNPKRCGHLDGKQVVDLETAGKRIRAAVDARRDPNFLVMARTDIRAVDGLAAAVDRAKALVDAGADAIFPEAMASLAEFAAIRAAVDVPVLANMTEFGKGELFTVQQLADVGMNLVIFPVSLLRLAMGAADRGLDAIIEHGSLQSMLPEMQHRSKLYELLDYESYNHFDSGVFNFTLNPTLPA, from the coding sequence ATGTTGTATTCGACACGCACCCCCGCCGCCAAGCGGGAGGGTTTCCGCCGCGACCTGGCCAGCGGACGCCTGCTCCGGTTCCCCGGGGCATTCAACCCGCTCTCCGCCCGCCTGATCGACGCGAAGGGGTTCGAGGGTGTCTACATCTCCGGCGCCGTGCTCTCCTCCGACCTCGGCCTGCCAGACATCGGCCTGACCACCCTTACTGAGGTCGCCGGGCGCAGCCAGCAGATCGCCAGGATGACCGACCTGCCCGCGATCGTCGACGCCGACACCGGATTCGGCGAGCCGATGAACGTCGCGCGCACCGTGCAGACCCTCGAGGACGCCGGCCTCGCCGGAATGCACATCGAGGACCAGGTCAACCCGAAGCGCTGCGGCCACCTCGACGGCAAGCAGGTCGTCGACCTCGAGACGGCCGGCAAGCGCATCCGTGCGGCCGTCGATGCCCGCAGGGACCCGAACTTCCTCGTGATGGCGCGCACCGACATCCGTGCCGTCGACGGTCTCGCCGCGGCCGTCGACCGGGCGAAGGCACTCGTCGACGCGGGCGCCGACGCGATCTTTCCCGAGGCGATGGCGTCGCTCGCCGAATTCGCGGCGATCCGTGCGGCCGTCGACGTGCCCGTGCTCGCGAACATGACCGAGTTCGGCAAGGGGGAGCTCTTCACCGTGCAGCAGCTCGCCGATGTCGGGATGAACCTCGTGATCTTCCCCGTCTCGCTGTTGCGCCTCGCGATGGGCGCCGCCGACCGCGGCCTCGACGCGATCATCGAACACGGCTCGCTCCAGTCGATGCTGCCCGAGATGCAGCACCGCTCGAAGCTCTACGAACTGCTCGACTACGAGTCGTACAATCACTTCGACTCCGGCGTTTTCAACTTCACCCTCAACCCCACCCTGCCCGCGTAA
- a CDS encoding MmgE/PrpD family protein, translating into MQFHDVRVHRSDEDLARTDQLAWKIAECAADPVEVSAEVTEMIINRVIDNAAVAAASLTRRPVVAARSQALAHPRSFNGVGATVFGEQRSRRVSPEWAAWANGVAVRELDYHDTFLAAEYSHPGDNIPPVLAVAQHLAVTRGLTGRDLVRGIATGYEIQIDLVRAISLHAHKIDHVAHLGPSAAAGIGTLLGLDTETIFQAIGQALHTTTATRQSRKGEISSWKAYAPAFAGKMAVESVDRAMRGETSPTPIYEGEDGVIAWLLDGPEASYQVALPGRGEAKRAILDSYTKEHSAEYQAQALIDLARKLYREHPELADPANITRIVIHTSHHTHNVIGSGANDPQKYDPSATRETLDHSIPYIFTVALQDGSWHHVDSYRPERANRADTIALWNKVTTEEDVEWTRRYHSLDPAEKAFGGRVEIELANGKRIVDELAVADAHPLGAQPFGRAEYIDKFRTLAAGVLEEGEILRFLDAAERLPDLAADDLDQLTIVARNGLLTSVPIPNGIF; encoded by the coding sequence GTGCAGTTTCACGATGTTCGAGTCCACCGCAGCGACGAAGACCTGGCCCGCACGGACCAGCTCGCCTGGAAGATCGCCGAGTGCGCGGCCGACCCGGTGGAGGTCTCTGCCGAGGTGACCGAGATGATCATCAACCGGGTCATCGACAATGCCGCGGTCGCAGCCGCCTCGCTCACCCGGCGACCGGTCGTCGCCGCACGCTCGCAGGCGCTCGCGCATCCGCGCTCCTTCAACGGCGTCGGCGCGACCGTGTTCGGCGAACAGCGTTCCCGCCGGGTCTCGCCGGAATGGGCGGCGTGGGCCAACGGCGTCGCCGTCCGCGAACTGGACTACCACGACACCTTCCTCGCCGCCGAGTACTCCCACCCCGGCGACAACATCCCGCCGGTCCTCGCCGTCGCCCAGCACCTCGCCGTCACCCGCGGCCTGACCGGTCGGGACCTCGTGCGCGGGATCGCGACCGGCTACGAGATCCAGATCGACCTCGTGCGGGCGATCAGCCTGCACGCGCACAAGATCGACCACGTCGCCCACCTCGGCCCGTCGGCCGCCGCCGGAATCGGCACCCTTCTCGGCCTCGACACCGAGACGATCTTCCAGGCCATCGGCCAGGCCCTGCACACCACAACAGCCACCCGGCAGTCCCGCAAGGGTGAGATCTCGAGCTGGAAGGCGTACGCGCCCGCGTTCGCCGGCAAGATGGCCGTCGAATCCGTCGACCGCGCCATGCGTGGCGAGACGAGTCCGACCCCGATCTACGAGGGCGAAGACGGCGTCATCGCCTGGCTCCTCGACGGTCCGGAGGCTTCCTACCAGGTCGCCCTGCCGGGGCGGGGCGAGGCCAAGCGGGCCATCCTGGACAGTTACACGAAGGAACACTCCGCCGAATACCAGGCCCAGGCCCTCATCGACCTCGCCCGCAAGCTCTACCGCGAGCACCCTGAGCTCGCCGACCCGGCCAACATCACCCGGATCGTGATCCACACGAGCCATCACACCCACAACGTGATCGGCTCCGGTGCGAACGACCCGCAGAAGTACGACCCGAGTGCGACCAGGGAGACCCTCGACCACTCGATCCCGTACATCTTCACCGTCGCACTGCAGGACGGCAGCTGGCACCACGTCGACTCCTACCGGCCGGAACGCGCGAACCGCGCGGACACCATCGCCCTCTGGAACAAGGTCACGACCGAGGAGGACGTCGAGTGGACCCGGCGCTACCACTCGCTCGACCCCGCCGAGAAGGCCTTCGGCGGCCGGGTCGAGATCGAGCTGGCCAATGGCAAGCGGATCGTCGACGAGCTCGCCGTCGCCGACGCGCATCCGCTCGGCGCGCAGCCCTTCGGCCGGGCGGAGTACATTGACAAGTTCCGCACGCTCGCCGCGGGCGTGCTCGAGGAGGGCGAGATCCTGCGCTTCCTCGACGCCGCGGAACGCCTGCCCGACCTCGCCGCCGACGACCTCGACCAGCTCACCATCGTGGCCCGCAACGGCCTGCTCACCTCGGTCCCCATCCCGAATGGAATCTTCTGA